In Haloplanus vescus, a single genomic region encodes these proteins:
- a CDS encoding copper-translocating P-type ATPase codes for MDDHKDTNENLPGGEHQQDDSSHQHEHGEQDESDAESDEQRVEQDLLEEEAHPAAESETVLDEQHEHAGHEGEGHDHGSHEGHGEGHGGMHKGHEQMFRRRFFVSTLLSIPVLLYSEMLQEWLGFSVPAFPGSEWINPVFAVIVFAYGGMPFLQMAVPELKDRSPGMMTLISMAITVAFVYSLASVVFPTQSAFFWELVTLIDIMLLGHWIEMRSVRRASSAVDELAKLMPDTAERITDGGDTEEVPVSELSEGDLVLVRPGASVPADGVVEEGDSDVNESMITGESKPVSKDPGDEVIGGTINGDGSLRVRVGATGEETTLAGIMRLVEEAQQSKSKTQVLADRAAGWLFYVALAAAVVTAIAWTLAVSFDATVIERVVTVLVIACPHALGLAIPLVVAINTSLAARNGMLVRDRIAMEEARNLDAIIFDKTGTLTEGEHGVVDMATVEGVEEDDALALAAAVESDSEHMIARAIREAGDEQDLTAPDATDFEAIKGRGVRANVDGNEVYVGGPNLLTQLDSEIPDHLRRFADEAGQNAQTVVYLVREGELIAAFAMADVIREESFRVVDTLHDLGIEVAMLTGDSQDVANAVADELGIDTVFAEVLPEDKDEKVQELQDQGKLVGMVGDGVNDAPALTRADVGIAIGSGTDVAVQSADVILVQNNPMDVVRLVKLSKASYRKMQENIVWAAGYNVFAIPLAAGVLAPIGILLSPAVGALLMSLSTVIVAINAQLLRRVDLSIPELPSGTPATDAQPAD; via the coding sequence ATGGACGACCACAAAGATACAAATGAGAATCTCCCTGGAGGGGAACACCAGCAGGACGACAGCAGTCACCAGCACGAACACGGCGAGCAGGATGAATCGGACGCCGAGTCGGACGAGCAGCGGGTAGAACAGGACCTACTGGAAGAAGAGGCACACCCTGCTGCGGAGAGTGAGACAGTGCTCGACGAGCAGCACGAGCACGCTGGACACGAGGGCGAAGGACACGACCACGGTTCCCATGAGGGCCACGGTGAGGGGCATGGCGGGATGCACAAGGGCCACGAGCAGATGTTCCGCCGGCGCTTCTTCGTCTCGACGCTCCTGTCGATCCCAGTCCTGCTATACAGCGAAATGCTGCAGGAGTGGCTCGGGTTCTCCGTCCCCGCGTTCCCGGGCAGCGAGTGGATCAACCCCGTCTTCGCGGTCATCGTCTTCGCGTACGGTGGGATGCCGTTCCTCCAGATGGCGGTACCGGAGCTGAAAGATCGGTCGCCGGGGATGATGACGCTCATCTCGATGGCGATCACCGTCGCGTTCGTCTACAGCCTCGCGAGCGTGGTCTTCCCGACGCAGTCGGCGTTCTTCTGGGAACTCGTCACCCTGATCGACATTATGCTGCTGGGGCACTGGATCGAGATGCGGTCGGTGCGACGGGCCTCGAGTGCGGTCGACGAACTGGCGAAGCTGATGCCGGACACCGCCGAGCGGATTACCGACGGCGGCGACACTGAGGAGGTCCCGGTGAGTGAACTCTCCGAGGGCGACCTCGTACTCGTCCGGCCGGGTGCGAGTGTCCCTGCTGACGGCGTCGTCGAAGAGGGAGACTCCGACGTCAACGAGTCCATGATCACGGGCGAATCGAAACCGGTCTCGAAAGACCCCGGCGACGAGGTCATCGGTGGGACGATCAACGGCGACGGCAGCCTCCGCGTGCGCGTCGGTGCGACGGGCGAGGAGACGACGCTCGCGGGAATCATGCGCCTCGTCGAGGAAGCCCAGCAGAGCAAATCCAAGACACAGGTACTGGCCGACAGAGCGGCAGGCTGGCTGTTCTACGTCGCCCTCGCGGCGGCAGTCGTGACAGCAATCGCGTGGACGCTCGCGGTCTCATTCGACGCAACGGTCATCGAGCGCGTCGTCACAGTGCTCGTCATCGCCTGCCCGCACGCACTCGGGCTCGCCATCCCCCTAGTGGTCGCAATCAATACGTCATTGGCGGCTCGCAACGGGATGCTGGTCCGGGACCGTATCGCGATGGAGGAGGCGCGGAACCTGGACGCCATCATCTTCGACAAGACGGGGACGCTCACCGAAGGCGAACACGGCGTCGTCGACATGGCGACCGTCGAGGGCGTGGAAGAGGACGACGCTCTTGCGCTGGCAGCAGCCGTCGAAAGCGACTCCGAACACATGATCGCGCGAGCCATACGCGAGGCCGGCGACGAGCAGGACCTCACCGCACCTGACGCGACCGACTTCGAGGCGATCAAAGGCCGGGGCGTCCGTGCGAACGTCGACGGAAATGAGGTGTACGTCGGCGGGCCAAACCTGTTAACCCAACTCGATAGCGAGATACCCGACCATCTCCGCCGCTTCGCTGACGAGGCGGGACAGAACGCTCAGACGGTGGTATACCTTGTTCGTGAAGGCGAGCTGATTGCCGCGTTCGCGATGGCTGACGTAATCCGTGAGGAGAGTTTCCGTGTCGTCGATACCCTCCACGATCTGGGCATCGAGGTGGCGATGTTGACTGGGGACTCCCAGGATGTCGCCAACGCTGTCGCCGACGAACTGGGCATCGACACGGTGTTCGCGGAGGTCCTCCCCGAAGACAAGGACGAGAAAGTTCAGGAGCTTCAGGACCAGGGCAAGCTCGTCGGGATGGTCGGCGACGGGGTGAACGACGCGCCGGCGCTGACGCGGGCCGACGTCGGTATCGCGATCGGGAGCGGCACCGACGTCGCCGTCCAGTCGGCCGACGTCATCCTCGTCCAGAACAACCCGATGGACGTCGTTCGGCTCGTGAAACTCAGTAAGGCGAGCTACCGGAAGATGCAGGAGAACATCGTCTGGGCGGCCGGCTACAACGTGTTCGCAATTCCGCTCGCAGCAGGCGTCTTGGCACCGATCGGGATTCTGCTCTCCCCCGCTGTGGGTGCGCTCCTGATGTCGTTGAGTACAGTAATCGTCGCGATCAACGCTCAGCTGCTCCGCCGCGTGGACCTGTCCATCCCCGAGCTTCCAAGCGGGACACCAGCGACTGACGCACAACCTGCAGACTGA
- a CDS encoding heavy-metal-associated domain-containing protein encodes MTTTIIVEGMTCGHCEQTVEEALEEVSGVTDVTVDRESEQASVDGEANVTALVEAVEDAGYTAYA; translated from the coding sequence ATGACGACGACGATCATCGTGGAAGGCATGACGTGCGGTCACTGTGAGCAGACGGTCGAAGAGGCCCTCGAAGAGGTATCCGGCGTGACTGACGTGACCGTCGACAGGGAGAGCGAACAGGCGAGCGTCGATGGTGAGGCAAATGTCACAGCTCTCGTGGAGGCCGTCGAAGACGCCGGGTACACCGCTTACGCCTGA
- a CDS encoding DUF7521 family protein has product MDHTLFVIGKLFTTALALVIAYQAYRGYQRHHTQLLLYVAAGFALVGLGGLLEGVLFELLQVSIFEAGFVAALVTAAGMLSILYALYAPNP; this is encoded by the coding sequence ATGGACCACACGCTATTCGTCATCGGCAAACTGTTCACGACCGCGTTAGCACTGGTCATCGCATATCAGGCCTATCGCGGGTACCAACGACATCACACGCAGTTACTCCTGTACGTCGCCGCCGGCTTCGCATTGGTCGGGCTTGGCGGCCTCCTTGAAGGCGTCCTCTTCGAACTCCTCCAGGTGTCGATCTTCGAAGCAGGATTCGTCGCAGCACTCGTCACCGCAGCCGGGATGCTGTCTATCCTCTACGCCCTGTATGCCCCGAATCCATAA
- a CDS encoding ArsR/SmtB family transcription factor — protein sequence MTEESDPSEIFATLNDEYARDILVATKTDRLSAKELSEECDMSRPTVSRRVTRLVEQGLLEEYTHVDPGGRHYSEYEARLERIEILLQAEGFDVNIDIRPDPADRITTIFEEMRGD from the coding sequence GTGACCGAGGAGTCCGACCCGTCGGAAATCTTCGCTACACTCAACGACGAGTACGCTCGCGACATCCTCGTGGCGACGAAGACCGACCGACTGTCTGCGAAGGAACTCAGCGAGGAATGTGACATGTCACGCCCGACCGTCTCACGCCGTGTCACCCGCCTCGTCGAGCAGGGCCTCCTCGAGGAGTATACGCACGTCGACCCCGGGGGACGACACTACAGCGAGTATGAGGCGCGCCTCGAACGCATCGAAATCCTCCTGCAGGCGGAGGGCTTCGACGTCAACATCGACATCCGGCCTGACCCCGCCGACCGGATTACGACCATCTTCGAGGAAATGCGGGGAGACTGA
- a CDS encoding DoxX family protein yields MSTLDSGMNQLESRVGGLTVGGKVHSLSAWFVLALRLMMGYAFAYSGFTKITGEFGAGGYLSNVAATNGNPLAGLFAWMGSTPWFVEFANVAVPWGELFIGLGLLVGAFVRLAAFFGALMMLMFYFGNWDMGHGFINGDFAYMLVFLAVAAFAAGRILGLDQYIENYDIDGETLVERYPALEYILG; encoded by the coding sequence ATGTCCACACTTGACTCCGGCATGAACCAGCTCGAGAGCAGAGTCGGCGGCCTGACCGTCGGCGGGAAAGTTCACAGTCTCAGTGCGTGGTTCGTGCTCGCGCTCCGTCTCATGATGGGGTACGCGTTCGCGTACTCTGGGTTCACGAAGATCACCGGCGAGTTCGGCGCTGGCGGCTACCTGTCGAACGTCGCGGCGACCAACGGGAACCCGCTCGCGGGCCTGTTCGCGTGGATGGGCTCGACGCCGTGGTTCGTCGAATTCGCCAACGTCGCTGTCCCGTGGGGCGAGCTGTTCATCGGACTGGGCCTGCTCGTCGGCGCGTTCGTCCGCCTCGCGGCGTTCTTCGGCGCGCTCATGATGCTCATGTTCTACTTCGGCAACTGGGACATGGGCCACGGGTTCATCAACGGGGACTTCGCGTACATGCTCGTGTTCCTCGCGGTCGCCGCGTTCGCCGCGGGCCGCATCCTCGGACTCGACCAGTACATCGAGAACTACGACATCGACGGCGAGACGCTCGTCGAGCGCTACCCAGCCCTCGAATACATCCTCGGCTAA
- a CDS encoding SHOCT domain-containing protein, with the protein MQNPIQARGIRSLGLIVVGALALAVVAGMALTHATVPDAMMWGWHDGMWNDGHMAGWGSWGWGMMLFGLLWMALLIAVPLGFIYWLGTRSQSNGPAEDSALAVLQKRYARGEIDGEEFDRRRARLTPDDGR; encoded by the coding sequence ATGCAAAATCCAATTCAAGCACGCGGGATTCGTTCTCTGGGACTCATCGTCGTCGGAGCGCTGGCTCTGGCCGTCGTCGCCGGAATGGCGCTAACACACGCGACTGTCCCAGATGCAATGATGTGGGGGTGGCACGACGGGATGTGGAACGACGGCCACATGGCCGGATGGGGTAGCTGGGGCTGGGGGATGATGCTGTTCGGGCTCCTGTGGATGGCACTCCTCATCGCCGTCCCCCTCGGTTTCATCTACTGGCTGGGAACGCGGTCGCAATCGAACGGCCCCGCTGAGGATAGCGCACTCGCCGTCCTCCAAAAGCGGTACGCCCGTGGCGAGATCGACGGCGAGGAGTTTGACCGCCGTCGCGCCCGTCTCACACCAGATGATGGA